In a single window of the Micrococcaceae bacterium Sec5.7 genome:
- a CDS encoding type II toxin-antitoxin system prevent-host-death family antitoxin, translating to MQITRHGKPVAVLIGVEDFARLEELEEAVDLVEFRAAKADDHGRRVSLAELQAEL from the coding sequence GTGCAGATCACCCGCCATGGCAAGCCTGTCGCCGTCCTGATAGGTGTGGAAGATTTTGCGCGCCTCGAGGAACTCGAAGAGGCGGTGGATCTTGTCGAATTCCGTGCGGCCAAGGCCGACGACCATGGCCGGCGCGTGAGCCTGGCCGAGCTGCAGGCTGAGCTCTAG
- a CDS encoding SDR family oxidoreductase, translating to MTILLAGCGDLGTEAGLRFAAAGHRVVGWRRSPAKLPAAIEGVAADLGSAQLPTIPADTTAAVVVLAADSPTEAAYRAAYVHGLAHVLDALERDGALSVRRVLFVSSTAVYGDAGGGWVDESTTAAPGGFSGRILREAEDLLFQRLRGTSVAPVVLRLGGIYGPGRTRLIDQVRGGTAVIPDSVPDVPRYTNRIHRDDAAAAIVQLCTMAASPSPVYLGVDNDPAELGDVLRFLASELGLEAPPSGVVPPARGGNKRCSNALLRGTGFEFTYPGFREGYREILAGTGVRHP from the coding sequence GTGACCATTTTGCTGGCCGGTTGCGGCGATCTGGGCACTGAGGCAGGGCTGCGGTTTGCCGCCGCCGGCCACCGCGTGGTGGGCTGGCGGCGCTCGCCGGCGAAACTTCCGGCAGCAATCGAAGGCGTCGCGGCTGACCTGGGTTCTGCCCAACTGCCGACCATCCCGGCGGACACTACCGCCGCCGTCGTCGTTCTTGCTGCCGACTCCCCCACGGAAGCCGCCTACCGGGCGGCATACGTCCACGGGCTTGCTCACGTTCTGGATGCGCTGGAGCGCGACGGCGCACTGTCTGTCAGGCGGGTGCTTTTTGTCTCGTCCACCGCTGTCTACGGCGACGCCGGCGGCGGTTGGGTGGATGAAAGCACGACGGCGGCACCCGGCGGATTCTCGGGCCGCATCTTGCGTGAGGCAGAGGATCTGCTTTTCCAGCGGCTGCGCGGGACGTCCGTTGCGCCTGTGGTGCTCCGGCTGGGCGGGATCTACGGCCCCGGGCGGACGCGGCTGATCGACCAGGTGCGCGGCGGGACTGCTGTGATTCCTGACTCGGTTCCTGACGTGCCGCGGTACACCAACCGCATCCACCGGGATGACGCCGCCGCCGCGATCGTGCAGCTGTGCACCATGGCCGCCAGCCCCTCTCCTGTTTACCTTGGCGTGGACAATGATCCCGCCGAGCTTGGCGACGTCCTGCGGTTCCTGGCGTCCGAGCTGGGACTGGAGGCCCCGCCGTCGGGCGTTGTTCCACCAGCGCGGGGCGGGAACAAACGGTGCAGCAACGCGCTGCTGCGCGGCACCGGTTTTGAGTTCACGTATCCGGGTTTCCGCGAAGGGTACCGGGAGATTCTTGCCGGGACCGGAGTACGGCACCCGTAA
- a CDS encoding excinuclease ABC subunit UvrA: MSTDTRTDTQSPELHFADSHDLIRVQGARENNLKDISIEIPKRRLTVFTGVSGSGKSSLVFGTIAAESQRMINETYSAFVQGFMPTQSRPDVDVLEGITTAIIVDQERMGSNSRSTVGTATDANAMLRIVFSRLGQPHIGSPQAFAFNVPSVSGAGAVTIERAGRTVKERRSFTVTGGMCPRCEGMGSVTDFDLSALYNDSKSLNEGALTIPGYSMDGWYGRIFRGSGFFDPDKPIRKYTKKELHDLLYKEPTKIKVEGINLTYEGLIPKIQKSFLSKGVDALQPHIRAFVEQAITFTVCPECDGTRLSEATRSSKIKGINIADACAMQISDLAGWVRDLVEPSVAPLLESLGDTLDSFVEIGLGYLSLDRPSGTLSGGEAQRTKMIRHLGSSLTDVTYVFDEPTIGLHPHDIQRMNELLLRLRDKGNTVLVVEHKPELIAIADHVVDLGPGAGTAGGAVCFEGTLEGLRASGTITGRHLEDRATLKEKVRTRTGTLEIRGATANNLRDVDVDVPLGVLAVITGVAGSGKSSLVHGSIPAGAGVVSIDQGAIRGSRRSNPATYTGLLDPIRKSFAKANGVKPALFSANSEGACPTCNGAGVIYTDLAMMAGVATTCEECEGKRFLASVLEYHLGGRDISEVLAMSVNEAEEFFGAGEARTPAAHAILDRLADVGLGYLSLGQPLTTLSGGERQRLKLATHMAEKGDVYLLDEPTAGLHLADVEQLLGLLDRLVDSGKSVIIIEHHQAVMAHADWIIDLGPGAGHNGGRVVFEGTPANLVAARSTLTGEHLAAYVGT, from the coding sequence ATGAGCACGGACACGAGGACGGACACGCAGTCGCCTGAGCTGCACTTTGCCGACAGCCACGATCTGATCCGCGTGCAGGGTGCGCGCGAGAACAACCTCAAGGACATCAGCATCGAGATCCCAAAGCGCCGGCTGACGGTGTTCACCGGCGTCTCCGGCTCGGGCAAGAGCTCGCTGGTGTTCGGCACGATCGCCGCGGAGTCGCAGCGGATGATCAACGAGACCTACAGCGCCTTCGTTCAGGGATTCATGCCAACGCAGTCCCGGCCGGACGTCGACGTGCTGGAGGGGATCACGACGGCGATCATCGTCGACCAGGAGCGGATGGGCTCCAACTCCCGCTCCACCGTGGGCACCGCCACCGACGCCAACGCGATGCTGCGGATCGTCTTCAGCCGGCTCGGGCAGCCGCACATCGGCTCGCCCCAGGCATTTGCCTTCAATGTCCCCTCGGTGAGTGGAGCGGGCGCAGTCACCATCGAGCGCGCCGGGCGGACCGTGAAGGAACGACGCAGCTTCACCGTCACCGGCGGCATGTGTCCACGATGCGAGGGCATGGGCAGCGTGACTGACTTCGACCTGTCGGCGCTCTACAACGACAGCAAGTCGCTCAACGAGGGTGCCCTCACGATCCCCGGCTACAGCATGGATGGCTGGTACGGCCGCATCTTCCGCGGCTCCGGCTTCTTCGACCCGGACAAGCCGATCCGCAAGTACACCAAGAAGGAACTGCACGACCTGCTCTACAAGGAGCCGACCAAGATCAAGGTCGAAGGGATCAACCTGACGTACGAGGGTCTGATCCCGAAGATCCAGAAGTCGTTCCTGTCCAAGGGCGTCGACGCCCTGCAGCCGCACATCCGCGCCTTCGTGGAGCAGGCCATCACCTTCACCGTCTGCCCCGAGTGCGACGGAACCCGGCTCAGCGAGGCGACTCGATCGTCGAAGATCAAAGGGATCAACATCGCCGACGCCTGCGCGATGCAGATCAGCGACCTCGCCGGGTGGGTGCGCGATCTGGTCGAACCGTCGGTGGCGCCGCTGCTTGAGTCGCTGGGCGACACCCTCGACTCGTTCGTCGAGATCGGGCTGGGCTACCTCTCGCTGGATCGGCCGTCGGGCACGCTCTCGGGCGGCGAGGCGCAGCGGACCAAGATGATCCGCCACCTCGGCTCCTCGCTCACCGACGTCACCTACGTCTTCGACGAGCCCACCATCGGCCTGCACCCCCATGACATCCAGCGGATGAACGAGCTGCTGCTGCGGCTGCGGGACAAGGGCAACACGGTGCTCGTCGTGGAGCACAAGCCGGAATTGATCGCGATCGCCGACCATGTCGTCGACCTCGGACCCGGCGCCGGTACTGCGGGCGGCGCCGTCTGCTTCGAGGGCACCCTCGAGGGGCTGCGTGCCAGCGGCACCATCACCGGCCGCCATCTCGAGGACCGGGCCACCCTTAAGGAGAAGGTGCGGACGCGCACCGGCACGCTGGAGATCCGCGGCGCGACGGCGAACAACCTGCGTGACGTCGACGTCGACGTCCCGCTCGGGGTGCTTGCCGTCATCACCGGCGTCGCCGGCTCCGGCAAGAGCTCGCTCGTGCACGGGTCGATTCCCGCTGGCGCGGGTGTGGTGTCGATCGACCAGGGCGCGATCCGTGGCTCGCGACGGAGCAACCCGGCGACGTACACCGGACTGCTCGACCCGATCCGCAAGTCGTTCGCGAAGGCCAACGGCGTGAAGCCGGCGCTGTTCAGCGCCAACTCCGAGGGCGCCTGCCCCACCTGCAATGGCGCCGGCGTCATCTACACCGACCTGGCGATGATGGCCGGCGTCGCCACCACCTGCGAGGAGTGCGAGGGGAAGCGGTTCCTGGCATCGGTGCTGGAGTATCACCTCGGCGGCCGCGACATCAGCGAGGTGCTCGCGATGTCGGTGAACGAGGCCGAGGAGTTCTTCGGCGCCGGCGAGGCGCGCACGCCGGCCGCGCACGCCATCCTCGACCGGCTCGCCGACGTCGGGCTCGGCTACCTCAGCCTTGGCCAGCCCCTCACCACGCTGTCCGGCGGCGAGCGGCAGCGGCTCAAGCTGGCCACGCATATGGCCGAAAAGGGCGACGTCTACCTCCTCGACGAGCCGACCGCCGGGCTGCACCTCGCCGACGTCGAGCAGCTGCTCGGCCTGCTCGACCGGCTCGTCGACTCCGGCAAGTCGGTCATAATCATCGAGCACCACCAGGCGGTCATGGCGCACGCCGACTGGATCATCGACCTCGGCCCCGGCGCCGGCCACAACGGCGGCCGGGTCGTTTTCGAGGGCACACCCGCCAACCTCGTCGCCGCCCGCTCCACCCTCACCGGTGAGCACCTCGCGGCCTACGTCGGCACCTGA
- a CDS encoding type II toxin-antitoxin system RelE/ParE family toxin — protein sequence MAGYTVDFTTRAAKEIRRLDASTRRGILVSIAELGIDPRPTACKKLTGEQSAWRIRIGDYRVLLETEDTILTVTVVRVAHRREVYKR from the coding sequence GTGGCCGGCTACACGGTCGATTTCACCACAAGGGCTGCCAAAGAGATCCGCAGGCTGGACGCCAGCACGCGAAGGGGAATTCTGGTCTCGATCGCCGAACTCGGAATCGATCCCCGCCCAACGGCGTGCAAGAAGCTGACCGGTGAACAAAGTGCTTGGCGGATCCGGATCGGGGACTACCGGGTGCTCCTCGAGACCGAGGACACCATCTTGACCGTCACCGTCGTCCGGGTCGCGCACCGGCGCGAGGTTTACAAGAGATGA
- a CDS encoding DUF1622 domain-containing protein, producing the protein MDFQHIIEAVGRFMDFAGVAVMVIGALVSIPMALRGYQPRRLPQGAESLSVYRSYRQLLGRSILLGLELLVAADIIRTVAVTPTFESVGVLAIIVLIRTFLSFSLELEITGRWPWQKEPAPSAARVPAQ; encoded by the coding sequence ATGGATTTTCAGCACATTATCGAGGCCGTGGGCCGGTTTATGGACTTTGCCGGCGTGGCCGTGATGGTGATCGGCGCCCTCGTCTCCATCCCCATGGCACTGCGCGGCTACCAGCCCCGGCGCCTGCCGCAGGGCGCCGAGTCCCTGTCCGTCTATCGCTCCTACCGCCAGCTGCTGGGCCGCTCCATCCTGCTGGGACTCGAACTCCTGGTGGCGGCCGACATCATCCGCACCGTCGCCGTCACCCCCACTTTTGAGAGCGTGGGCGTGCTGGCGATCATCGTGCTCATCCGGACGTTCCTGAGCTTCTCGCTCGAGCTCGAAATCACCGGACGGTGGCCTTGGCAGAAGGAGCCTGCTCCCTCCGCTGCCCGCGTACCTGCTCAATGA
- a CDS encoding MSMEG_6728 family protein: MQTFLPYPDFRQSAAALDTARLGKQRVEALQILRALVIPEYGWQSHPAVRMWMGNVPALTLYGLAMVDEWTERGHPDNTRANITEFAPQAAHPDYADKIPMPKWLGDPELHLSHRSKLLHKEPRFYASVFPGTEPDVEYIWPEPRHEFLPEDPIGERLWILRAPVGEGDPKQLDTVSLPPIRRAGSGSADADDYSPVYADDGSRRPSKKPRKLPPKQLVKKPTRKRQQQEDAFSTLPGNTQVAVPFDGGRTFALGTVQGRPITVEGRFARNFEVSEILDRSAFVYPALLQDPRVFFPVPAL, translated from the coding sequence ATGCAGACTTTCCTCCCGTACCCCGATTTCCGGCAGAGCGCCGCCGCACTCGACACCGCCAGGCTCGGCAAGCAGCGCGTCGAAGCGCTGCAGATCCTCCGCGCGCTGGTGATCCCCGAGTACGGCTGGCAGTCCCACCCCGCGGTCCGGATGTGGATGGGCAACGTCCCCGCGCTGACCCTCTACGGCCTGGCCATGGTGGACGAATGGACCGAACGCGGCCACCCGGACAACACCCGGGCAAACATCACCGAGTTCGCTCCGCAGGCCGCCCACCCGGATTACGCGGACAAGATCCCCATGCCCAAATGGCTGGGCGATCCCGAACTGCACCTCAGCCACCGCTCCAAGCTTCTCCACAAGGAACCGCGCTTCTACGCCTCCGTGTTCCCCGGCACGGAACCTGACGTGGAGTACATCTGGCCGGAGCCCCGGCACGAATTCCTGCCCGAGGATCCCATCGGCGAACGCCTCTGGATCCTCCGCGCCCCCGTTGGCGAAGGCGATCCCAAGCAGCTGGACACCGTCAGCCTCCCGCCCATTCGGCGCGCTGGTTCGGGCAGCGCCGACGCCGACGACTACTCGCCCGTCTACGCCGATGACGGATCCCGCCGCCCCTCCAAGAAGCCCCGTAAATTGCCGCCAAAGCAGCTCGTCAAGAAGCCCACACGGAAACGCCAGCAGCAGGAGGACGCGTTCTCCACGCTCCCGGGCAACACGCAGGTGGCTGTCCCCTTCGACGGCGGCAGAACCTTCGCGCTCGGAACCGTCCAGGGCCGCCCCATCACCGTGGAGGGCCGCTTCGCACGCAACTTCGAGGTCAGCGAAATCCTGGACCGCTCGGCCTTCGTTTACCCGGCCCTGCTGCAGGATCCGCGCGTCTTCTTCCCGGTTCCGGCCCTCTAA
- a CDS encoding DUF4193 domain-containing protein encodes MATDYDEVRSDVAETRNASLAALRSANAPDARSVVRELDEADTSEGVELPGADLSGEVLTITVIPQKEDEFTCYSCFLVRHRSQIARERASHAYCTDCEG; translated from the coding sequence GTGGCAACCGATTACGACGAAGTCCGATCCGATGTCGCGGAAACACGCAACGCCTCCCTGGCGGCCCTCCGCTCCGCGAACGCCCCGGATGCCCGCAGCGTCGTGCGCGAACTGGACGAGGCCGACACCTCCGAAGGTGTCGAGCTGCCCGGCGCTGACCTGTCCGGTGAGGTACTGACTATCACGGTCATACCGCAGAAAGAGGATGAGTTCACCTGCTACTCATGCTTTCTGGTCCGGCACCGTTCGCAGATCGCCCGCGAAAGGGCCAGCCATGCTTATTGCACCGACTGTGAAGGTTAG
- a CDS encoding IS30 family transposase, with protein MAQGSTLIAACEAVGVDRRTGRHWRQGTGGRIPRKKPEPSGRYLCLDDRLQIADLHLAGISVRAIAAQLKRSASTVSRELRRNGPGTGARGRGKYAPYAAQKRAELRGHRPKASKFDDLELASLVQAKLCVKWSPEQISDHLATTFPDRAEMQVCPETIYQALYVQGRGHLRTDLHQHLRTGRAVRRPRRPTGKRAGKIPDMILISERPAEVADRAVPGHWEGDLVLGSNCRSAIATLVERQTRFTMLVHLPDDHGAVAVRDGLLARIKTLPEHLCKSLTWDQGTELAQHRQITMATNMDIYFCDPHSPWQRGTNENTNGLLRQYFPKGTDLSVHSPERLLEVAAELNARPRKTLGGITPAQAMERLLFEPEKPAVATTA; from the coding sequence ATGGCCCAGGGCTCGACGCTGATCGCGGCGTGCGAGGCTGTTGGAGTGGATCGACGAACTGGCCGTCATTGGCGTCAAGGGACCGGCGGGCGGATCCCGCGCAAGAAACCCGAACCTTCGGGCCGGTACCTGTGCCTGGATGACCGACTGCAGATCGCGGACCTGCACCTGGCCGGAATAAGTGTGCGGGCGATCGCAGCGCAGCTCAAGCGGTCTGCATCGACGGTCAGCCGTGAACTGCGCCGTAATGGCCCCGGGACGGGCGCGCGGGGGCGGGGAAAGTATGCGCCGTATGCGGCGCAGAAACGGGCCGAGCTGCGCGGTCACCGACCCAAGGCCAGCAAGTTCGATGACCTGGAACTGGCATCCCTGGTACAGGCCAAGTTGTGCGTGAAGTGGAGTCCCGAGCAGATCAGTGACCACCTCGCCACGACGTTCCCGGACCGGGCGGAGATGCAAGTGTGTCCCGAGACGATCTACCAGGCGCTGTATGTGCAGGGCCGCGGTCACCTGCGCACTGACCTGCACCAACACCTGCGCACAGGCCGCGCCGTGAGGCGGCCAAGACGCCCCACCGGCAAGCGGGCGGGGAAGATCCCGGACATGATCCTGATCAGCGAACGACCCGCCGAGGTCGCCGACCGCGCCGTCCCTGGCCACTGGGAAGGGGATCTGGTCCTGGGGTCGAACTGCCGCTCGGCCATCGCCACCCTGGTGGAGCGCCAGACCCGGTTTACGATGCTGGTCCACCTGCCCGATGACCACGGCGCCGTCGCTGTCCGTGACGGCCTGCTGGCGAGGATCAAGACCCTGCCGGAGCACCTGTGCAAGTCGCTGACCTGGGACCAGGGCACCGAGCTTGCCCAACACCGCCAGATCACCATGGCGACCAACATGGACATCTACTTCTGCGACCCGCACTCACCCTGGCAGCGCGGCACCAACGAGAACACCAACGGACTCCTGCGCCAGTACTTCCCCAAGGGCACCGACCTGTCCGTGCACTCACCCGAGCGGCTGCTCGAAGTCGCAGCCGAACTCAACGCCCGACCCCGCAAGACCCTGGGCGGCATCACCCCCGCCCAAGCCATGGAACGGCTACTATTTGAACCAGAAAAACCCGCCGTTGCAACGACCGCCTGA
- a CDS encoding VOC family protein, with protein MTGSSTEGIKTVLHPVSDLATAKAVYTALLGVPPQTDGPYYVGFEAAGQHIGLVPGGGPQGMTSPVAYWHVPDIEAKLAEVTAAGATVKEPAHDVGGGRLVATVTDADGNVLGLLQDR; from the coding sequence ATGACCGGCTCTTCCACCGAGGGAATCAAGACCGTGCTGCATCCCGTGTCCGACCTGGCGACGGCCAAGGCGGTGTACACCGCCCTGCTCGGCGTACCGCCGCAGACCGACGGGCCCTACTACGTCGGCTTCGAGGCCGCGGGCCAGCACATCGGGCTGGTGCCGGGCGGTGGACCGCAGGGCATGACCTCGCCGGTGGCCTACTGGCACGTGCCGGACATCGAGGCGAAGCTGGCTGAGGTGACCGCCGCGGGTGCCACCGTGAAGGAGCCCGCGCACGACGTCGGTGGCGGCCGCTTGGTGGCCACCGTCACCGACGCCGATGGCAACGTCCTCGGGCTGCTTCAGGACCGGTGA
- a CDS encoding helix-turn-helix domain-containing protein: MACQPRFSQFQKSLGIAKNILADRLRALVEQGILTQRSNDGGTRSHYLLTERGRDLFTILLGLRQWGERNAFGPGEQHSVLVENATGTPVPPLRPASTAGTELDAATTHVRKVNP, from the coding sequence ATTGCCTGCCAGCCGCGCTTCAGCCAGTTCCAGAAGAGCCTCGGGATTGCCAAAAACATCCTGGCCGACCGCCTCCGCGCCCTCGTTGAGCAGGGCATCCTGACGCAGCGCAGCAACGACGGTGGTACGCGCTCGCACTACCTGCTCACGGAACGGGGCAGAGACCTCTTCACAATCCTCCTGGGCCTGCGCCAGTGGGGTGAAAGAAACGCCTTTGGCCCAGGCGAGCAGCATTCGGTGCTCGTGGAGAACGCCACCGGCACGCCTGTTCCGCCACTGCGCCCGGCAAGCACTGCCGGAACAGAGTTAGATGCCGCGACCACCCATGTCCGAAAAGTGAATCCCTGA
- a CDS encoding transglycosylase family protein, protein MKNTTFRTAARRGVTVAAVSVTGLALSATAANAAAPTATSTSTWDSLAQCESGGNWATNTGNGFSGGLQFSASTWAAHGGTGSAADASREQQIAVAEKIQASQGWGAWPSCAAGLGLSGGATAVAPQSATVQSVPVPAAPVAQAPVQAAQAPQAPVQTAQTPAQTGVAEPRHAAEVPLSGETYTLEAGDTLSKVADKLGITGGWQTLADANADTITDPDLVFAGQVLQLPA, encoded by the coding sequence ATGAAAAACACCACTTTCCGTACTGCCGCGCGCCGTGGAGTCACCGTTGCCGCCGTCTCGGTCACCGGCCTGGCACTATCGGCCACTGCCGCCAACGCAGCCGCCCCCACCGCCACCAGCACATCCACCTGGGATTCGCTCGCCCAGTGTGAGAGCGGCGGCAACTGGGCCACCAACACCGGTAATGGTTTCTCCGGCGGCCTGCAGTTCAGCGCCAGCACGTGGGCAGCCCATGGCGGCACCGGCTCCGCTGCGGACGCCTCCCGCGAACAGCAGATCGCCGTCGCCGAAAAGATCCAGGCCAGCCAGGGCTGGGGCGCATGGCCGTCATGTGCAGCAGGGCTCGGCCTGAGCGGCGGCGCGACGGCGGTTGCCCCGCAGAGTGCGACGGTGCAGAGCGTTCCGGTTCCGGCCGCGCCGGTTGCCCAGGCACCCGTCCAGGCCGCGCAGGCCCCGCAGGCTCCCGTCCAGACGGCGCAGACCCCCGCCCAGACCGGTGTGGCTGAGCCGCGGCACGCTGCAGAGGTGCCGCTGAGCGGCGAGACCTACACGCTTGAGGCCGGCGACACGCTGAGCAAGGTGGCCGACAAGCTGGGCATCACCGGTGGCTGGCAGACCCTTGCCGACGCCAACGCGGACACCATCACCGATCCGGATCTGGTATTCGCCGGCCAGGTGCTGCAGCTGCCTGCCTAG
- a CDS encoding adenosine deaminase: MLPVAELHLHIEGTLEPELIFELAERNGITLPYAGLDELRARYNFTDLQSFLDLYYANMAVLQTEEDFADMTRAYLARASAAGVRHAEIMVDPQAHLSRGVSLATCMNGVASVLATSLEDFGVSTLLIAAFLRDLSEESALEVLEQLLAMDAPIAGIGLDSAEVGNPPAKFERLFARARDAGLRRIAHAGEEGPPSYISEALDVLGVERIDHGIRCMEDAVLVERLVAELVPLTVCPLSNVRLRAVDTMAEHPLPAMLAAGLNVCVNSDDPAYFGGYVDDNFAQLESVLGLSEFDRVRLAANSIRSSFASEERKAELLKELAQSGG; this comes from the coding sequence ATGCTTCCGGTGGCGGAACTGCACCTGCATATCGAGGGGACGCTGGAGCCGGAGCTGATTTTCGAACTGGCCGAACGCAACGGGATCACGCTGCCGTATGCGGGGCTGGATGAGCTGAGGGCGCGGTACAACTTCACGGATCTGCAGTCCTTCCTGGACCTGTACTACGCCAACATGGCGGTGCTGCAGACGGAAGAGGACTTCGCGGACATGACGCGGGCGTACCTGGCGCGGGCTTCTGCGGCGGGGGTGCGGCATGCGGAGATCATGGTGGATCCGCAGGCTCATCTGTCCAGGGGCGTCTCGCTGGCGACGTGCATGAACGGTGTGGCCTCGGTGCTGGCTACCTCGCTGGAGGACTTTGGCGTGTCCACGTTGCTGATCGCGGCGTTCCTGCGGGACCTGTCCGAGGAATCGGCGCTGGAAGTCCTGGAGCAGCTGTTGGCCATGGATGCCCCGATAGCCGGGATCGGGCTGGATTCGGCTGAGGTGGGCAACCCGCCGGCAAAGTTCGAGCGGCTGTTCGCGCGTGCGCGCGACGCTGGATTGCGGAGGATCGCGCATGCCGGCGAGGAGGGCCCGCCGTCGTATATTTCCGAGGCGCTGGACGTACTGGGCGTGGAGCGGATCGACCACGGCATCAGGTGCATGGAAGATGCTGTCCTGGTGGAGCGGCTGGTGGCGGAGCTGGTGCCGCTGACCGTGTGCCCGCTATCCAACGTCCGGCTGCGGGCCGTGGATACCATGGCTGAGCACCCGCTGCCGGCGATGCTGGCCGCAGGACTGAACGTGTGCGTGAACTCGGACGATCCCGCGTACTTTGGCGGGTACGTGGACGACAACTTCGCACAACTGGAGTCGGTGCTTGGCCTGTCCGAATTCGACCGGGTCCGCCTGGCAGCGAACTCCATCCGGTCATCGTTCGCCAGCGAGGAACGCAAGGCCGAGCTGCTGAAGGAATTGGCGCAGTCCGGGGGCTGA
- a CDS encoding IS701 family transposase — MQEWADGLEEIRELIGGRFARSEPRENAVAYLKGLLSSEERKNSWTLSERAGQVIPDRMQRLLSSTDWDPDAVRDDLRSYVVKHLGSDDGVLIVDETGFLKKGARSAGVARQYSGTAGRIENSQIGVFLTYSTPAGRTFLDRELYLPKAWTDDRERCMGAGIPEERAFATKPELAITMIIRALDAGVPAAWVTGDAVYGQHAKLRKSLEDRGVSYVLAVPMNQRVIAKTGALGTEHRADELIASLSGRAWRTRSAGLGTKGDRRYAWARARINGRNDPKSEHWLLARRSLADPTDVAYYICHGPKRIGLGELARVAGARWAIEETFQTSKGETGLDHYQVRQWTGWYRHITLSMLAHAFLTVTRSKKGALIPATASS; from the coding sequence GTGCAGGAGTGGGCGGATGGGCTCGAGGAAATCCGGGAGCTGATCGGTGGCCGGTTTGCCAGGTCGGAGCCGCGGGAGAACGCGGTGGCATATCTGAAGGGGCTGCTCTCGTCCGAGGAGCGCAAGAATTCCTGGACACTCTCGGAACGGGCCGGGCAGGTAATCCCGGACCGGATGCAGCGGCTGCTCTCGAGCACCGACTGGGACCCGGACGCGGTGCGTGATGACCTCCGCTCCTACGTCGTGAAGCATCTCGGCTCCGATGACGGGGTGCTTATCGTGGATGAAACAGGCTTCCTGAAGAAAGGGGCCCGGTCAGCCGGGGTGGCCCGGCAGTATTCCGGGACGGCGGGGCGGATCGAGAACTCGCAGATCGGTGTTTTCCTGACCTATTCGACACCGGCGGGGCGGACCTTTCTGGATCGGGAACTGTACCTGCCCAAGGCCTGGACCGATGACCGGGAGCGGTGCATGGGCGCCGGCATCCCCGAAGAGCGTGCCTTCGCCACGAAGCCTGAACTGGCCATCACCATGATTATCCGAGCCCTGGACGCGGGCGTGCCCGCGGCCTGGGTGACCGGCGACGCCGTCTACGGCCAGCACGCCAAGCTACGTAAATCCCTGGAGGACCGCGGCGTCTCCTATGTCCTCGCGGTGCCAATGAACCAGCGCGTCATCGCCAAGACCGGCGCCCTGGGGACCGAGCACCGTGCCGATGAGCTGATCGCGTCCCTCTCCGGCCGGGCCTGGCGCACCAGATCCGCCGGCCTGGGCACCAAAGGGGACCGTCGATATGCGTGGGCCAGGGCCCGGATCAACGGCCGCAACGACCCGAAAAGCGAGCACTGGCTCCTGGCCCGCCGCTCCCTGGCCGATCCGACGGACGTGGCCTACTACATCTGCCACGGACCGAAACGCATCGGCCTGGGTGAACTCGCCCGCGTCGCGGGCGCCCGGTGGGCGATCGAGGAAACCTTCCAGACCTCCAAAGGCGAAACCGGGCTGGATCACTACCAGGTCAGGCAATGGACAGGCTGGTACCGGCACATCACCCTGTCCATGCTCGCCCACGCCTTCCTGACCGTCACCCGGTCAAAAAAGGGGGCCCTCATCCCGGCGACGGCGAGCTCATAG
- a CDS encoding recombinase family protein, producing MSKLLVGYARVSTEEQDLTAQRDALATLGVEPKRIYVDHGFTGRNKNRAGLREALAACRAGDTFVVTKLDRLARSVRDAHEIADDLASREIKLSIGGSVHDPTDPMGKLLFNVLAMVAEFEADLISMRTREGMKVAKAKGRLRGKRPKLSLKQETHLVELHVAGEHTMSELAELFSVGRSTVYRAIERAHRKKIGAITR from the coding sequence ATGTCTAAACTACTGGTCGGCTACGCCCGAGTGTCCACGGAAGAGCAAGACCTCACCGCCCAGCGCGACGCCCTGGCTACCCTCGGCGTAGAACCGAAACGAATCTATGTTGATCACGGATTCACCGGCAGAAACAAGAACCGCGCCGGACTGCGTGAGGCCCTGGCAGCGTGCCGGGCCGGGGATACCTTCGTCGTCACCAAACTCGACCGCTTGGCCCGTTCCGTCCGGGACGCCCACGAAATAGCAGACGACCTCGCCAGCCGCGAAATTAAACTCAGCATTGGTGGCTCTGTCCACGACCCAACCGATCCGATGGGCAAACTGCTGTTCAACGTGCTGGCGATGGTTGCCGAGTTCGAAGCCGACCTCATCAGCATGCGCACCCGCGAAGGAATGAAGGTTGCCAAGGCCAAGGGACGGCTGCGCGGGAAGCGGCCAAAGCTCTCTCTCAAGCAGGAAACCCATCTTGTCGAACTGCACGTAGCCGGCGAGCACACCATGAGCGAGCTGGCCGAGCTATTCTCCGTCGGCCGGTCCACCGTCTACCGGGCCATTGAACGCGCCCATCGCAAGAAAATCGGTGCAATCACTCGCTGA